The sequence GGGCGAACGACAGCGTCAGCAGCATCAGGGTCACCAACGCCTGCACCCCGATCGTCAGCGGCCGTGCGAGCGGCACCCGGCGGGCCGCCGCGCCCACCCCGGTCTGTATCGCGAGCAGGAACGCCGCCTGCAGGAACCAGGTCGCCGGATCGACCAGCGGCAGCAGTGCGCAGGACGCCATGAGGGTCGCCGCCATGGCGCACAGCGCGAGTCGCGCGCGCCCGCTCATGAGCCACCGCCTCCCGCCGTGCTGCCCGTCGACGCGACCCCGTTGCGCTGTCGGTCGGCCTCCCGCCACAGGTCGGCCAGGCCCACGCCCGGCGGGACGGCCACAGCGGTCCAGCCCGCCTCGCGCAGCATCCGAAGCCGCTCCTCGCCCTGTTCGTCCGCGGCGCCCTGCACCCATGCCCCGCTGTCCAGCAGGAAGGCGATCGCCCCGCCGCTGCGCTGGCGCATCTTGGCGAGCACCGTCGCCTGCTCCTCGTCCAGGTCGCCGAGGAAGGCGACCAGCAGCCCTTCGTTGCCACCGCGCAGCACGTCGTAGGCCAGCGACAGGCCCGTACCGTCGGAGTGGTCGATCACCGCGAGGGTGTCCATCATCAGTCCCGCCGCGTCCGCCGACTCCTGGCTCGCCCCGGCGAACCCGTCGGCGCCCTCGCCCGGCACCGACGTACCGGTGTCGGTCAACAGGCGCACGGAAAAGCCCCGTTCGAGCATGTGCACCAGCGTCGACGCCGCGCCCGACACGGCCCACTCGAAGGCCGAGTCCGGGCCCGCGCCGTCGAAGGCGATGCCCCGGGTGTCGAGGAGCACCGTGCAGCGCGACCGCTGCGGCTGCTCCTCGCGGCGCACCATCAGCTCGCCGTACCGGGCGGTCAGCCGCCAGTGGACCCGGCGCAGGTCGTCGCCGTAGCGGTACCCGCGCGGGATCACGTCGTCCTCGCCGGCCAGTGCGAGCGAGCGCTGCCGCCCGTCGCCGTACCCCTTCGCCTCACCGGTCAGCCGCACCGGCGGCAGCGCCTCCACGCGCGGGACGACCGTCAGGGTGTCGAACGTCGAGAAGGAGCGGGTCAGCTCGCACATGCCGAAGGGGTCGCTGAGCCGGAGCTGCAGCGGGCCCAGCGGGTATCGGCCGCGCAGGTCCGAACGCACGCGGTACGACACCTCGCGCCGGCCGACCGCCTCGACCCGGTCCAGGACGAACCGGGGCCGCGGCCCCAGCACGTACGGCACCCGGTCCTGGAGCATCAGCAGGCCGGTGGGCAGCCGCGAGACGTTGTCCATCCGCAGATGGACACGTGCCTCGGAGCCCGCCGGCACCCGCGCGGGGGAGAGCCGGCGGCTGCCGGCGACCCGGTAGCGCGTGCGGTACAGCACCGCCGTGCAGACCAGCGGCAGCACGGCGAGCAGCAGTCCGACCCGGAGCAGATCGCTCTGCCCCAGGACGTACGCGCAGATGGCCGCCGCGATGCCGGCGGCCAGGAACGACCGCCCGCGGGTGGTGAGCCCGGCGAGGGCCGTGCGCATCCCGCCCTGGTCCTCCTGGGCCGACGCCGCGGGCATCCCCCCGCCTGTCATCACAGCCTCCGGGGCGGCTGCTGGCCGAAGGCGGACGAGCCCCGGCCCATCGCCAGGCCGCCCGGCGCCTGGGGCGCCGCGGGCACGGCCGTGCGCTGGAGGATCTCCAGGACGACCTGCTCG is a genomic window of Streptomyces sp. NBC_00414 containing:
- a CDS encoding DUF58 domain-containing protein — protein: MTGGGMPAASAQEDQGGMRTALAGLTTRGRSFLAAGIAAAICAYVLGQSDLLRVGLLLAVLPLVCTAVLYRTRYRVAGSRRLSPARVPAGSEARVHLRMDNVSRLPTGLLMLQDRVPYVLGPRPRFVLDRVEAVGRREVSYRVRSDLRGRYPLGPLQLRLSDPFGMCELTRSFSTFDTLTVVPRVEALPPVRLTGEAKGYGDGRQRSLALAGEDDVIPRGYRYGDDLRRVHWRLTARYGELMVRREEQPQRSRCTVLLDTRGIAFDGAGPDSAFEWAVSGAASTLVHMLERGFSVRLLTDTGTSVPGEGADGFAGASQESADAAGLMMDTLAVIDHSDGTGLSLAYDVLRGGNEGLLVAFLGDLDEEQATVLAKMRQRSGGAIAFLLDSGAWVQGAADEQGEERLRMLREAGWTAVAVPPGVGLADLWREADRQRNGVASTGSTAGGGGS